One Pochonia chlamydosporia 170 chromosome 5, whole genome shotgun sequence DNA segment encodes these proteins:
- a CDS encoding amino acid transporter (similar to Neosartorya fischeri NRRL 181 XP_001257707.1), translated as MAPYAVQSQSRDSLELASLASSSMIDGGAASEVSSRQSISSSRRLSLVEEEDPLDADNPAGRLGRSYSVSSTFDFAANLFPLSSTTGAGGYAPIGAPTSGTRSGGALGGGSLEKHKTLTYLNGLSLIIGLIIGSGIFSSPSQISSKVGSPGAAIVVWVVAGILAWTGAASYAELGGAIPLNGGAQVYLAKTFGELAGFLFTWTAVLVLKPGSAAIIAIIMGEYFVRAIIGAEAEHVNPWVNKSVALLGIFTVTFFNCISTRMGTRINDVLMFLKFVALLFVTVVGIVVAVTGYTFKGEKDAAWKPHDWFNDTSLDLSDWAVALYGGLWAYDGWDNTNYVVGEFRNPSRDLPRVIHSAMPLVIVSYVLANIAYFLVLPVEQVNSSNTVAVMFGSKVFGSVGAIVIALMVSASCLGALNSSTFTAGRLVYVAGKEGYIPGVFGKIGVHNQDPSLTTQRTRNWLSKRIHAFFGDEEMGLFFTPIYALILNAVITCGYCIVGEFPTLVTFYGVAGYTFYFCTVLGLIILRVKEPQLERPYKTWITTPIIFCCVSLFLLSRAVFARPIQTIAVVGFVIAGIPVYFWRIRGRDKPRKAGGDEGHRPWWRFWKH; from the exons ATGGCCCCTTATGCGGTGCAATCGCAGTCGCGAGACTCCCTAGAGCTTGCGTCACTGGCGAGTTCGAGCATGATAGACGGCGGTGCTGCATCGGAAGTCTCTTCCAGACAAAGTATATCGTCATCGCGGAGGTTGTCACTAGTAGAAGAGGAAGACCCCTTAGACGCCGACAACCCGGCCGGAAGGTTAGGACGATCGTATTCGGTATCATCGACATTCGATTTCGCCGCGAACCTGTTCCCTTTAAGCTCAACTACAGGAGCAGGCGGATATGCGCCCATCGGTGCGCCGACTTCTGGCACACGGTCGGGTGGTGCTCTCGGCGGTGGATCATTGGAAAAGCACAAGACGTTGACATACCTGAACGGACTGTCGCTTATCATTGGCCTGATTATTGGATCCGGAATATTCTCATCACCGAGTCAAATCAGCTCCAAAGTTGGCTCACCGGGAGCAGCGATTGTGGTATGGGTTGTTGCTGGAATTCTCGCCTGGACGGGCGCCGCGTCGTATGCGGAACTGGGAGGCGCAATACCATTAAATGGCGGCGCGCAAGTGTATCTTGCCAAGACCTTTGGTGAGCTGGCTGGATTCTTGTTTACGTGGACGgctgttttggtgttgaagcccGGAAGTGCTGCTATCATTGCTATCATCATGGGAGAGTATTTTGTTCgagccatcattggcgccgAGGCAGAGCATGTTAATCCATGGGTGAACAAGTCTGTGGCGTTGCTGGGGATATTTACGGTTACATTTTTCAACTGCATTTCTACACGGATGGGCACGCGTATCAACGACGTGCTCATGTTTTTGAAGTTTGTGGCATTGCTATTTGTTACTGTTGTGGGCATAGTGGTAGCTGTGACGGGATATACCTTCAAGGGCGAGAAGGACGCTGCTTGGAAACCACATGATTGGTTCAACGACACCTCTTTGGACTTGTCAGACTGGGCTGTTGCGCTATACGGCGGCTTGTGGGCGTACGACGGCTGGGATAAT ACAAACTACGTTGTTGGCGAGTTTCGAAATCCTAGCAGAGATCTTCCAAGGGTCATTCACTCGGCCATGCCCCTCGTCATTGTGAGCTATGTGCTCGCCAATATCGCATACTTTCTCGTTCTACCCGTTGAGCAAGTCAATAGCTCGAATACCGTGGCCGTCATGTTTGGCTCCAAAGTGTTTGGCTCCGTTGGCGCTATTGTGATTGCGTTAATGGTTAGCGCGAGCTGTCTCGGCGCTCTCAACTCTTCAACCTTTACCGCAGGTCGCCTGGTTTACGTTGCTGGCAAGGAGGGCTATATCCCAGGAGTTTTTGGGAAAATCGGTGTTCACAATCAGGATCCCAGCCTCACCACGCAACGCACTCGGAACTGGCTCTCCAAAAGGATCCACGCCTTCTTTGGAGACGAAGAAATGGGCCTGTTCTTTACCCCCATCTACGCCTTAATTCTAAACGCCGTCATCACATGCGGATACTGCATCGTCGGCGAATTCCCCACGCTTGTCACGTTTTACGGCGTCGCTGGATACACATTCTATTTTTGCACTGTCCTCGGCCTAATCATCCTCCGCGTCAAAGAACCACAGCTCGAGCGGCCGTACAAGACGTGGATTACAACCCCCATAATATTCTGCTGTGTCAGTCTCTTCCTCCTGAGCAGGGCGGTCTTTGCACGCCCGATTCAAACCATCGCCGTAGTAGGCTTCGTCATAGCAGGCATCCCCGTATACTTTTGGCGTATCCGCGGTAGAGATAAGCCGAGGAAAGCAGGTGGCGACGAAGGGCATAGACCGTGGTGGCGTTTctggaaacattga
- a CDS encoding ankyrin repeat-containing domain-containing protein (similar to Metarhizium robertsii ARSEF 23 XP_007824587.1) — MNRAGMLSLNITTASSLTDESAEKGTILNSLILLVCIFAGKAAAAEDDLTDFTNNLAQDLGPLLALFGEAVTKQYLSESTTFLDYFTFAMGPLGIITAVVSVIRVCGHPSLRAFIGRSQEGEAAVEAELCASTSRDVCELFHKGGIARVLGRSPDLLELVCISEKSDAASRKRLEIFQNHIINADETLDWKRSRGSIFSPDDNSGHYELAETPNLSLNIGIKKAPLWVTSLVALTGLVLQSGIIILAGFGAWKLGWSKNKTDSETSKDYAPRMFIAGSILLCLGMWGCAALIGQATQEVKFKRNKQGSGRKSRLIWLQPGPQLVGEQSFDPSSYFESKKQPIEYWVSSRKRKGSERSFEGLTYLAVLASIVGYVLQFIGLRGMKAWLSLAQLGVTLFMSMLRGALRVQRLQNQDNRLAKFPDLVAGHELDWLAYELAFDDSPMQSVGQPQKGANWHVVSGKMPHEDERMSVSNESSFATSDRYMSSRTTSSDKQALQEFITSPGCKDLYVNLFSLRVQLAELTGNRWQRHLSEVSCYDKPWKSETVAVRKSALKLAEAFGEVATALLTGESRKQRGDLVIPVGAVGHTGLNDSLASISPQVVGVQMKAPDLSQPLWKVNPAQLEAVLGLWVWSLVSTQDIAGQDGIARNAAKSKGSMNVSHQILAAGFDNEYWQRDVDIGVELNFWFGPDTHHLSRETLRLSRDMRCDNFNTLSRPLTGAGGWEKLPESTDPTGALLSWSKSPIFHLRLFGWNIVCETLGIKGTDHIWRSDLVKNDRHVDIEVQYMRSQRSIIDLCTQQLFITLVKNLIDLAAINIPESVVSEREGFIQLGNPLVTSFEKAFVDAEIGSRADAVTTIISQLRRHLLPDDESMMASLIRSAISFRQKGEWHRAAVLLKWGCQHISPERLNGHKTDNVLQWQLFEKILQAATEFYRCSATIKDDKLGISYAKRGLEEMKEWFRRLSTTSSVTDDIDKCRGSIATMLACYSEVFERLEAEPVTTHKVHRTHPFVQAIDDVNRADALYHLCFLKTSDFGSHSLKPALPLAIRNQWTEIVDALFEMNVHPDSDDKSGRTGASYCAELGYIHLLQDLVSHGAFLDQSDNMSRTPMHWAALSGQDKIVNMLLEKGSVDLSRPDKKGIIPFWHAIYANHPGIVQAILDRGFAVDTLSEQQDCSPVSWAARYGHAEIVQLLVDRGAELNQLETIYHLSPLHFACDGAHEDVVRILLEAKADVNFVDGGKRNALHRAAMAGNREIVQLLLNLEVDVNIEDDSGRTPLHYAADYGHDGLLNVLVGRGAKIEAQDSFGRTPLLLAAQNQHNATTYPFVMKLLDIGATVDAEDQSEATALYRAAENRQYDLIEPLVRCGADPNHETKYGNTPLDRAAGRNYSLMVQKLVENGADINWQSREGHTALTEAAANGCMKSVQTLLELGATYIEDFEGNTPSMVAKKNGFHDIERFLNSHAQSTQS; from the coding sequence ATGAATCGCGCAGGTATGCTCTCCCTGAACATCACGACAGCATCCTCACTTACTGATGAGTCTGCAGAAAAAGGGACGATCCTGAATTCCCTGATACTTCTCGTTTGCATTTTTGCtggcaaagcagcagcagcagaagatGACCTAACCGACTTTACGAATAACCTGGCACAGGATTTGGGACCCCTATTGGCCCTCTTTGGTGAAGCTGTCACAAAGCAGTACCTAAGCGAGAGCACCACGTTCCTCGACTACTTCACCTTTGCTATGGGTCCATTGGGAATAATCACGGCGGTGGTCTCAGTAATTCGAGTCTGTGGTCATCCCTCTCTCCGTGCCTTTATCGGGCGTTCGCAGGAAGGGGAAGCGGCAGTTGAAGCAGAGCTGTGTGCATCAACAAGTCGGGATGTCTGTGAGCTATTTCATAAGGGAGGCATTGCCCGTGTTTTAGGTAGATCTCCTGatcttctggagctggtcTGCATATCGGAGAAATCTGACGCAGCTTCAAGGAAGAGATTGGAGATTTTCCAGAATCACATTATTAATGCCGACGAGACCTTGGACTGGAAGAGGAGCCGGGGATCAATCTTCAGCCCTGATGATAACTCGGGGCACTATGAACTGGCAGAGACGCCGAATCTGTCACTCAATATCGGTATCAAGAAGGCACCGCTCTGGGTTACTAGCCTGGTCGCCTTGACGGGCCTTGTATTACAGTCTGGGATCATCATTCTGGCCGGATTCGGGGCTTGGAAACTGGGTTGGAGTAAGAACAAGACCGACAGCGAAACCTCCAAGGACTACGCACCAAGAATGTTCATAGCAGGGAGTATTCTTTTGTGTTTGGGGATGTGGGGATGTGCCGCTCTCATCGGTCAAGCAACACAGGAGGTGAAGTTCAAGCGCAACAAGCAGGGCTCCGGCCGAAAATCTCGCCTAATATGGCTCCAACCCGGGCCACAACTTGTTGGCGAGCAGAGCTTCGATCCTAGCTCTTACTTCGAGAGCAAGAAACAGCCGATCGAATACTGGGTCTCCTCTCGGAAACGAAAGGGCTCAGAAAGGTCATTTGAAGGTCTGACTTATTTGGCGGTGCTAGCCTCCATCGTCGGATATGTCCTTCAGTTCATCGGTTTACGAGGGATGAAGGCATGGCTGTCACTTGCACAGTTGGGTGTCACACTATTTATGAGCATGTTGAGGGGAGCTCTCCGGGTCCAGCGGCTTCAAAACCAGGACAACAGGCTTGCCAAATTTCCAGACCTCGTGGCGGGACACGAGCTTGATTGGTTGGCCTACGAACTGGCTTTTGATGACTCCCCGATGCAATCCGTCGGGCAACCGCAGAAAGGAGCCAATTGGCACGTTGTGAGTGGTAAGATGCCACATGAAGACGAACGAATGTCTGTGTCAAATGAGAGCTCGTTCGCGACGAGCGATCGCTACATGTCAAGTCGAACCACCTCGTCTGATAAGCAAGCATTGCAGGAATTTATCACGTCTCCGGGGTGTAAGGATCTGTATGTCAACTTGTTCAGCCTTCGCGTTCAGCTAGCGGAGTTGACGGGAAACCGTTGGCAAAGACACCTATCAGAAGTATCATGTTACGATAAGCCATGGAAAAGTGAAACGGTTGCTGTTCGCAAGTCTGCACTTAAACTTGCCGAAGCTTTCGGCGAGGTAGCAACGGCTCTTTTGACCGGAGAGAGCCGGAAACAAAGAGGTGATCTTGTCATTCCCGTGGGAGCCGTTGGCCACACGGGGTTAAACGACTCGTTGGCGAGTATCTCACCACAAGTTGTTGGTGTACAAATGAAGGCACCCGATCTCTCCCAACCGCTTTGGAAAGTCAACCCAGCTCAACTAGAAGCTGTTCTTGGCCTTTGGGTATGGTCACTGGTATCGACTCAAGATATTGCaggacaagatggaattgCAAGAAACGCTGCCAAATCAAAAGGCAGCATGAATGTCTCACATCAAATTCTGGCTGCTGGTTTTGACAACGAATACTGGCAAAGAGATGTCGATATTGGAGTCGAGTTGAACTTCTGGTTCGGTCCCGATACACACCACTTGTCAAGGGAGACACTCCGTTTAAGTAGAGACATGCGGTGTGACAACTTCAACACTTTGAGTCGTCCATTGACTGGCGCGGGAGGATGGGAAAAGCTACCAGAATCGACAGATCCCACTGGCGCTTTACTGTCGTGGAGCAAATCCCCAATTTTCCATCTACGACTGTTTGGATGGAATATTGTCTGCGAGACATTGGGAATCAAAGGCACGGATCACATTTGGAGGTCCGACCTTGTAAAGAACGACAGACATGTAGACATTGAGGTCCAATACATGCGGTCTCAGCGCAGCATAATTGATCTTTGCACCCAGCAGCTTTTCATAACTCTTGTCAAGAATCTTATAGACCTAGCCGCGATAAATATTCCGGAGTCGGTAGTTTCGGAGAGAGAGGGCTTTATCCAGTTAGGGAATCCGCTGGTCACAAGTTTCGAAAAGGCATTTGTCGACGCCGAGATTGGGTCCCGAGCGGATGCGGTCACGACCATCATCTCACAGCTGAGAAGGCATCTCCTCCCAGATGATGAGAGCATGATGGCAAGTCTCATTCGGTCTGCGATTTCCTTCAGGCAAAAGGGAGAGTGGCACCGGGCTGCAGTACTACTGAAATGGGGTTGCCAGCATATATCTCCTGAACGATTGAATGGCCATAAGACAGACAATGTCCTGCAATGGCAGTTATTTGAGAAGATATTGCAGGCAGCGACCGAATTTTATCGTTGCTCAGCCACAATTAAGGACGACAAACTGGGAATTTCTTATGCAAAAAGGGGTCTGGAAGAAATGAAGGAGTGGTTCCGGCGCCTTTCAACGACATCTTCTGTTACAGACGACATCGACAAATGCAGGGGAAGCATTGCCACAATGCTCGCTTGTTATAGCGAAGTATTCGAACGCTTGGAAGCAGAACCTGTCACCACGCATAAAGTACATAGGACACACCCCTTTGTccaagccattgatgatGTAAATAGAGCCGATGCCCTTTATCACTTATGTTTTCTGAAAACTAGTGACTTTGGATCTCACAGCCTCAAACCCGCCCTGCCACTTGCTATCCGAAACCAATGGACCGAAATTGTGGACGCTCTTTTCGAGATGAACGTCCACCCGGACAGTGACGACAAATCTGGAAGAACCGGTGCATCATATTGCGCCGAACTGGGCTACATTCACTTGCTTCAGGATCTAGTGAGCCACGGTGCATTCTTAGATCAATCCGATAACATGTCTCGTACACCAATGCACTGGGCGGCACTGAGCGGCCAAGACAAAATCGTCAATATGCTTCTAGAGAAGGGAAGTGTGGATTTGTCCCGCCCGGATAAAAAGGGAATAATTCCTTTTTGGCATGCCATTTATGCAAACCATCCGGGGATTGTACAAGCTATCCTAGATCGAGGCTTTGCTGTAGATACGCTGAGTGAGCAGCAAGATTGCAGTCCTGTGTCCTGGGCTGCGAGATATGGGCATGCTGAGATTGTGCAACTGTTGGTTGACAGAGGCGCTGAACTTAACCAGCTTGAGACAATATATCATCTATCGCCTCTTCATTTCGCATGTGATGGCGCCCATGAGGACGTCGTGCGCATTTTGctcgaagccaaggctgATGTCAATTTTGTCGACGGAGGCAAGCGTAATGCGTTGCATCGTGCTGCAATGGCCGGCAATAGGGAGATtgtgcagcttcttctgaaCCTGGAAGTAGATGTAAACATAGAAGACGATTCTGGGCGGACGCCATTGCACTACGCCGCCGACTATGGCCATGACGGACTTCTCAATGTTCTCGTTGGACGAGGTGCCAAAATCGAGGCACAAGATAGCTTTGGCCGCACGCCGCTTCTTCTGGCGGCGCAGAACCAGCACAATGCTACCACATATCCTTTCGTCATGAAACTGCTCGATATCGGTGCCACCGTTGACGCCGAAGACCAGAGCGAAGCTACTGCTCTGTATCGTGCCGCGGAAAACCGGCAATACGACCTAATTGAACCTCTTGTTCGCTGCGGCGCCGATCCAAACCATGAAACCAAATACGGAAACACGCCTCTAGATCGCGCCGCAGGTCGAAACTACTCTCTTATGGTCCAAAAATTGGTGGAAAATGGGGCAGATATAAACTGGCAGAGTAGAGAAGGCCACACGGCGCTGActgaagcagcagcaaatggTTGCATGAAATCAGTACAGACTCTCCTTGAACTCGGAGCCACATACATTGAGGATTTTGAGGGAAATACTCCAAGTATGgtggccaagaagaatgggTTTCACGATATTGAGAGGTTCTTGAACTCGCATGCACAGAGCACGCAATCATAG